One genomic window of Clostridioides sp. ES-S-0054-01 includes the following:
- a CDS encoding histidine kinase, translating to MKVQKTEWGYIEWKHTYDENNPKQAMNIYIAVTMQGKKHFNHVHYGQEQMIYILEGEGLYIINGVWKPFYQGMIFYIESGSTHETINTGDRPIKELIVSNNVSDIGESEVIEINPNNYLKKTLINYSESTLNLYAAIESIRGQFIDPFKIPLIIYDDSWNIVLKNPYFPLFCFEECNPMKFPQNCDCMNQKSSNQFVCKYGITIYNIPILYKNNSIGVIRGGYVLLSDLNLDTTHSNLYDIPEGAARSIKRLLKQISKNIINFCSFNDIRKDLQEKENAIARTYHYGEQLEMNLRVAQDMVTNLRINHHFLFNTLNSMASIALDDGSYDLYSAIIDLSKMFRYTMRSDLRFVELESEILYIKNYLNLQKLRYGDALKVKYLIPEKLYSLSVPFNFIQPIVENAFTHGFRDIDTEKRVDIIARVDSKYAIIEIHNNGTILEENNIDKIKEGIRSNNGHGLSLIYTKFTSAYGNDFDMDIKSSDKEGTYIMIKIPIENYKEYV from the coding sequence ATGAAAGTTCAAAAGACAGAGTGGGGATATATTGAATGGAAACACACTTATGACGAAAACAATCCAAAACAAGCTATGAATATATATATTGCAGTAACTATGCAAGGTAAAAAACATTTTAATCATGTTCATTATGGTCAAGAGCAAATGATATATATTTTAGAAGGTGAGGGTCTGTATATTATTAACGGAGTCTGGAAGCCTTTTTACCAAGGTATGATTTTTTATATAGAATCTGGCAGTACACATGAAACTATAAATACGGGTGATAGACCTATAAAAGAGCTTATTGTTTCAAATAATGTAAGTGATATAGGAGAAAGTGAAGTTATAGAAATTAATCCTAATAATTATTTGAAGAAGACTTTAATAAATTATAGTGAAAGCACTTTAAATTTATATGCAGCAATAGAATCAATTCGTGGTCAATTTATAGACCCATTTAAAATTCCATTAATTATATATGATGATTCATGGAATATAGTTTTAAAAAATCCTTATTTTCCTCTATTTTGTTTTGAAGAATGTAATCCTATGAAATTTCCTCAAAATTGTGATTGTATGAATCAAAAAAGTAGCAATCAATTTGTATGTAAGTATGGGATAACAATATATAATATCCCAATATTATACAAAAACAATAGTATAGGAGTTATAAGAGGAGGATATGTATTATTATCTGATTTAAATTTAGATACAACGCATAGTAATTTATATGATATACCAGAAGGTGCTGCTAGAAGTATAAAACGTCTTTTAAAACAAATATCTAAAAATATAATAAATTTTTGTTCATTCAATGATATAAGAAAGGATTTACAAGAAAAAGAGAATGCTATTGCAAGAACATATCATTATGGAGAGCAACTTGAAATGAACTTAAGGGTAGCTCAAGATATGGTTACCAACTTAAGAATAAATCATCATTTTTTATTTAATACTCTAAATTCAATGGCAAGTATAGCACTTGATGATGGTAGTTATGATTTATATAGTGCAATAATAGATTTATCAAAAATGTTTAGATACACAATGAGGTCTGATTTACGATTTGTAGAATTAGAATCAGAAATATTGTATATTAAAAATTATTTAAACTTACAGAAATTGCGTTATGGAGATGCACTTAAAGTAAAGTATCTTATTCCTGAGAAACTCTATAGTCTTTCTGTACCTTTTAACTTTATTCAACCTATTGTAGAAAATGCTTTTACACATGGATTTAGAGATATTGATACAGAAAAGCGAGTTGATATAATTGCAAGAGTAGATTCTAAGTATGCTATTATAGAAATTCATAATAATGGAACTATTTTAGAGGAAAATAATATAGACAAAATAAAGGAAGGTATTCGTAGTAATAATGGTCATGGGCTATCTTTGATATATACAAAATTTACATCTGCTTATGGAAATGATTTTGATATGGATATAAAGTCAAGTGATAAAGAAGGAACTTACATAATGATTAAAATTCCTATTGAAAATTATAAGGAATATGTATAG
- the serS gene encoding serine--tRNA ligase, with product MLDIKRIRENLDCIKKAMERRGEKAFNLDEVVKLDDERRKILQEVEVMKNELNTASKNIPNLIKEGKDVESEKVKLKELSDKIKVIDQNLKEVEDKMEYLLMRIPNVPHPEVPRGETDEDNVEVRTWGKTTTFDFESKAHWEIGTELGILDFETASKITGSRFTLYRGLGARLERALLNFYLDTNTTVNGYTEVIPPFMANRNSFLGTGQLPKFEEDMFKIEGLDYFLIPTSEVPLTNIHANEILKFEQLPINYTAYTPCFRSEAGSAGRDTRGLVRQHQFNKVEMVKIVAPEESYNELEKLTNNAETMLQLLKLPYRVVKICTGDLGFTASFKYDVEVWMPSYNRYVEISSCSNCEDFQARRAGIRFKRDKDSKAEYAHTLNGSGLAIGRSVAAILENYQQEDGSVVVPEVLRPYMGVSVIK from the coding sequence ATGCTTGATATAAAAAGAATAAGGGAAAATTTAGATTGTATAAAAAAAGCAATGGAAAGAAGGGGCGAAAAAGCCTTTAACCTTGATGAAGTAGTTAAGTTAGATGATGAAAGACGAAAGATTCTTCAAGAAGTTGAAGTTATGAAAAATGAATTAAATACAGCATCTAAAAATATACCAAATCTTATAAAAGAAGGTAAAGATGTAGAAAGTGAAAAAGTTAAACTAAAAGAGTTATCTGATAAAATTAAAGTAATAGACCAAAACCTTAAAGAAGTAGAAGACAAGATGGAATACTTATTAATGAGAATACCAAACGTACCACATCCAGAAGTGCCACGAGGTGAAACTGACGAGGACAATGTTGAGGTAAGAACTTGGGGAAAGACTACTACTTTTGATTTTGAATCTAAGGCTCATTGGGAAATAGGAACTGAGTTAGGTATACTTGACTTTGAAACAGCTAGTAAAATAACTGGTTCAAGATTTACTCTTTATAGAGGATTAGGAGCTAGGTTAGAAAGAGCATTATTAAATTTTTACTTAGATACAAATACAACAGTAAATGGATATACAGAAGTTATTCCACCATTTATGGCAAATAGAAATAGTTTTTTAGGTACAGGTCAACTACCTAAATTTGAAGAAGATATGTTTAAAATAGAAGGGCTGGACTATTTTCTAATTCCAACATCAGAAGTTCCTTTGACTAACATACATGCTAATGAAATACTTAAATTTGAACAATTACCAATAAATTATACAGCTTATACTCCATGTTTTAGGTCAGAAGCTGGTTCTGCTGGAAGAGATACAAGAGGTTTAGTAAGACAACATCAATTCAACAAAGTAGAAATGGTTAAAATAGTAGCACCAGAAGAATCTTACAATGAATTAGAGAAACTTACTAACAATGCTGAGACTATGCTACAATTATTGAAATTACCATATCGAGTAGTAAAGATATGCACAGGTGATTTAGGATTTACAGCTTCTTTTAAATACGACGTGGAAGTTTGGATGCCAAGTTACAATAGATATGTTGAGATTTCATCTTGTTCAAACTGTGAAGATTTCCAAGCTAGAAGAGCAGGAATAAGATTTAAAAGAGATAAAGATTCTAAAGCTGAATATGCACATACATTAAATGGCTCTGGATTAGCTATTGGAAGAAGTGTTGCAGCTATATTGGAAAATTATCAACAGGAAGATGGTTCTGTAGTTGTTCCAGAGGTTTTGAGACCATATATGGGAGTTTCTGTTATTAAATAA
- a CDS encoding amidohydrolase, which translates to MTEKIYYNGNIITMEDSICGDAILIKDKIIKKIGTKEEVFALKDKDAEVIDLQGKTLMPSFIDSHSHLIAFATTLKLIPLEDATSFKDIIKKIKDFKETNNINKGEWIIGFSYDNNFLEEHRHPDKYVLDSASSENPILISHASGHMGVANTLGLKQLGVTHETQDPEGGHIGRIEGSEEPNGYLEENAFFNVSSKIKQPSPDDIFNSIEKAQDIYLSYGITTAQEGLMAENQFNLLKTMANQKKLKIDTVGYVDLKKSKSVADDNRDFIKKYKNRFKIGGYKIFLDGSPQGKTAWLTRPYENSDDYCGYPIYKDEEVEKFIKTSLKEKMQLLTHCNGDAAADQLIDSFEKNLKEENSKNDARPVMIHAQTVRADQVDSMKNINMIPSYFVAHTYYWGDIHIKNLGEDRAFKISPLKTTIEKGLIYTLHQDTPVIAPNMLETVWCAVNRITKKGIQIGENEKISPLDALKGVTINAAYQYFEEDKKGSIKEGKLANLIILDENPLTIDPMKIKDIKVLQTIREGEVLYSLK; encoded by the coding sequence ATGACAGAAAAAATTTATTATAATGGAAATATCATCACAATGGAAGATTCAATATGTGGAGATGCTATTCTTATCAAAGACAAAATAATAAAAAAGATAGGAACAAAGGAAGAAGTATTTGCCCTAAAAGATAAAGACGCAGAAGTTATAGATTTACAAGGTAAGACATTGATGCCATCTTTTATAGATTCACATAGCCACTTAATAGCTTTTGCTACTACACTAAAGTTAATTCCATTAGAAGATGCAACTAGTTTTAAAGACATAATAAAAAAAATAAAGGATTTCAAAGAGACAAACAATATAAACAAGGGTGAGTGGATAATTGGATTTTCATATGATAATAATTTCTTAGAAGAACATAGACATCCAGATAAATACGTGCTAGACAGTGCATCTTCAGAGAATCCAATACTAATTTCACATGCTTCTGGTCATATGGGAGTTGCAAACACCTTAGGATTAAAGCAACTTGGTGTTACTCATGAAACACAGGACCCAGAAGGTGGGCATATAGGTAGAATAGAAGGCAGTGAAGAACCAAATGGATATTTAGAGGAGAATGCATTTTTTAATGTATCGTCTAAAATAAAACAACCATCACCAGATGACATTTTTAACTCAATTGAAAAGGCGCAGGACATATATCTAAGTTATGGTATTACAACAGCTCAAGAGGGTCTAATGGCAGAGAATCAATTTAACCTTCTAAAGACAATGGCAAATCAAAAGAAATTAAAAATTGATACTGTAGGGTATGTGGATTTGAAAAAAAGTAAGTCTGTAGCAGATGACAATAGAGATTTTATAAAGAAATATAAAAATAGATTTAAAATAGGTGGATATAAGATATTCTTAGATGGTTCTCCACAAGGTAAGACAGCATGGTTAACTAGACCGTATGAAAATTCAGATGATTACTGTGGATATCCTATATATAAAGATGAAGAAGTAGAAAAATTTATAAAAACTTCACTAAAAGAAAAAATGCAGCTTTTAACTCATTGTAATGGAGATGCAGCAGCAGACCAATTAATAGATTCATTTGAAAAGAATTTAAAAGAAGAAAATAGTAAAAATGATGCAAGACCAGTTATGATACATGCTCAAACGGTAAGAGCAGACCAAGTTGATAGTATGAAGAATATAAATATGATACCTTCATACTTTGTAGCTCACACATACTATTGGGGTGACATTCATATAAAAAACCTTGGAGAAGATAGAGCATTTAAGATTAGCCCACTTAAAACGACTATAGAAAAAGGTTTAATTTACACTCTTCATCAAGATACACCAGTAATAGCTCCTAATATGCTGGAAACAGTATGGTGTGCTGTTAATAGAATTACAAAAAAAGGTATACAAATAGGAGAAAATGAAAAGATAAGCCCACTAGATGCTTTAAAGGGTGTTACTATAAATGCAGCATATCAATATTTTGAAGAAGATAAAAAAGGCTCAATTAAAGAAGGTAAATTAGCTAATTTGATAATATTAGATGAAAATCCGCTTACAATCGACCCTATGAAAATAAAAGATATTAAAGTGTTGCAGACTATAAGAGAAGGAGAAGTATTGTATTCTTTAAAGTAG
- a CDS encoding carbon-nitrogen hydrolase family protein, which yields MSKENKNVRIAVVQASPVIMDLEKTVEKALELIKEAGRKGANIVVFPEAFIPAYPRGLSFGFVVGSRTMEGREDWKRYYDNSVPVPSATTDLLGKAAQEAGVYLSMGITERDGDDINCTLYCTNLFFSPEGKLIGKHRKLKPTGTERCIWGEGDGSTLTVVDTPYGKMGSLICWENYMPLARTALYAKGVKLYIAPTADSREEWQATMKHIALEGRCFVIGCNQYVEKNMYPTDLNYYKELDVEPEIMCPGGSCIVDPFGKYVAGPIFNKEEMLIADLDLEKIVLSRLDFDSEGHYSRPDVFELIVHE from the coding sequence ATGAGCAAGGAAAATAAAAATGTAAGAATTGCTGTTGTTCAGGCATCGCCAGTCATAATGGATTTAGAAAAAACTGTTGAAAAAGCATTGGAATTAATTAAAGAAGCTGGGAGAAAAGGAGCAAATATTGTAGTTTTCCCAGAAGCATTCATACCTGCATATCCAAGAGGTCTTTCATTTGGATTTGTTGTTGGAAGTAGAACAATGGAAGGTAGAGAAGATTGGAAAAGATACTATGATAATTCTGTGCCAGTTCCTAGTGCTACAACAGATTTGTTAGGAAAAGCGGCTCAAGAAGCAGGCGTATATCTATCAATGGGCATAACAGAAAGAGATGGTGATGATATAAATTGTACTCTTTATTGCACAAACTTGTTTTTCTCTCCAGAAGGTAAGCTTATTGGTAAACATAGAAAACTTAAACCTACAGGAACAGAAAGATGTATTTGGGGAGAAGGAGATGGAAGTACTCTTACAGTAGTCGATACTCCATATGGAAAAATGGGTTCATTGATTTGTTGGGAAAACTATATGCCATTAGCTAGAACAGCTCTTTATGCTAAAGGAGTAAAACTTTATATAGCTCCTACTGCAGACTCAAGAGAAGAATGGCAAGCAACCATGAAACATATTGCTTTAGAAGGAAGATGTTTCGTTATAGGATGTAATCAATATGTTGAAAAAAATATGTATCCAACTGACCTTAATTATTATAAGGAGCTAGATGTAGAACCAGAGATTATGTGTCCAGGAGGAAGTTGCATAGTTGACCCTTTTGGAAAATATGTAGCAGGTCCTATTTTTAATAAAGAAGAGATGCTAATAGCTGATTTAGACCTAGAAAAAATAGTACTTAGTAGACTAGACTTTGATTCAGAAGGTCACTATTCAAGACCAGATGTATTTGAATTAATTGTTCATGAATAA
- a CDS encoding YhdH/YhfP family quinone oxidoreductase translates to MNKKFKSLYITEEEGSFRKNIVEREIDTLPEGEVLIKVKYSSLNYKDALSANGNKGVTRKYPHTPGIDASGIVEYSSCDDFKIGEEVLVTGYDLGMNTSGGFSEYIRVPSSWIVRLPKNLSLKEAMDYGTAGFTAALSVYKFINSVGNDMGDVLVTGGTGGVAVIATKILIKLGYSVVVSTGKLEEQKEVLLNLGVKDVIHRSELDDNSGRPLLRPRWAGVIDTVGGNTLSTAIKTTDYCGAVTTCGNAGGIEFTSSVYPFILKGITLYGIDSVECPMNLRLKIWDLLSNQWKLDDLDDMVNVVSLEELNDSIDSIMAGKHVGRTVVDLEKI, encoded by the coding sequence ATGAATAAAAAATTTAAATCATTATATATTACAGAAGAAGAAGGAAGTTTTAGAAAAAATATAGTTGAAAGAGAAATAGACACATTGCCAGAAGGCGAAGTTTTAATAAAAGTAAAATATTCTTCTCTAAATTACAAAGATGCACTTTCTGCAAATGGAAATAAGGGTGTTACTAGAAAATATCCTCATACACCAGGAATTGATGCATCTGGTATAGTAGAATATAGTAGTTGTGATGATTTTAAAATTGGAGAAGAAGTTTTAGTGACAGGTTATGATTTGGGAATGAATACTTCTGGTGGTTTTTCAGAGTATATAAGAGTTCCTTCTAGTTGGATAGTCAGACTTCCAAAAAATCTTTCACTAAAAGAAGCAATGGATTATGGTACAGCAGGATTTACAGCAGCTTTATCTGTATACAAATTTATAAATTCTGTAGGTAATGATATGGGAGATGTATTAGTTACTGGTGGTACTGGAGGGGTTGCTGTAATTGCAACTAAAATATTGATTAAATTAGGTTATTCAGTTGTAGTTTCAACAGGAAAACTAGAAGAACAAAAAGAAGTATTGCTAAATTTAGGTGTTAAAGATGTTATACATAGGTCAGAATTGGATGATAATTCAGGTAGACCTCTACTTAGACCAAGATGGGCTGGAGTAATAGATACAGTAGGAGGAAATACTTTGTCAACAGCAATAAAGACAACTGATTATTGTGGAGCAGTGACAACTTGTGGTAATGCAGGAGGAATTGAGTTTACAAGTTCAGTATATCCATTTATCTTAAAGGGAATTACTTTATATGGTATAGATTCTGTAGAATGCCCAATGAACTTAAGATTAAAAATATGGGACTTATTATCAAATCAATGGAAATTGGACGATTTGGACGATATGGTAAATGTAGTATCATTAGAAGAGTTAAATGATAGTATAGATTCAATAATGGCAGGAAAACACGTGGGAAGAACAGTAGTTGATTTAGAAAAAATATAA